From the Athene noctua unplaced genomic scaffold, bAthNoc1.hap1.1 HAP1_HAP1_scaffold_66, whole genome shotgun sequence genome, one window contains:
- the LOC141955006 gene encoding zinc fingers and homeoboxes protein 1-like, producing the protein MLACPQLPRLKLGHSTSPPAQTPETGSQPDAALRPGLPLLLLRSAGSPLEGQQHPGCHRRRFQPVPQPALPSSPCSGGEHEAFSGRLPQAHYRQQDFEKALCEYSNCLLLLPPSNIAMRQDVQEGQARCLCRLGRHKEALDIAEKMRSSATNTDHLTMVLNLQFSIYQGLENVEKKITCLQQLICLHPFNPWYWKLLAEVYMSLLQSLSSSVIPETNINQSEEVIVRGGSFKTSTGREINLQPHRSDSQKEDAWSGLATETKSENAVTCSSSQAVKEFLCASEELERMDEGEHTASESWEQNMSKKVGIKACASFIRARLLLQLTRLQQSSFALENNIEGQKEIDDKVARLGFGENSLLLMIKEFSSGKIV; encoded by the exons GCAAACGCCAGAAACGGGGAGTCAGCCAGACGCTGCCCTGAGGCCGggccttcctctgctcttgcttcGCTCGGCGGGCTCGCCCCTGGAAGGCCAGCAGCACCCGGGCTGCCACCGCCGCCGTTTCCAGCCAGTGCCCCAGCCggctctcccctccagcccatgCAGCGGGGGAGAGCATGAGGCCTTCTCAGGGCGCCTGCCCCAGGCACACTACCGGCAGCAGGACTTTGAG AAAGCCCTGTGTGAATATTCAAACTGCTTACTACTCTTACCTCCCAGTAACATTGCAATGAGACAAGATGTCCAAGAGGGCCAGGCTCGGTGTTTATGTCGCTTAGGAAGGCATAAGGAGGCTCTGGATATTGcagaaaaaat gAGAAGCAGTGCTACTAACACAGATCACTTAACAATGGTTCTCaacctgcagttttccatttaccagggtctggaaaatgtagaaaaaaagatcacatgcCTGCAGCAACTGATCTGCTTACATCCTTTCAACCCTTGGTACTGGAAGTTACTTGCTGAAGTTTATATGAGCCTTTTACAGAGCTTGTCTTCATCAGTCAttccagaaacaaatataaatcagTCTGAAGAGGTTATTGTAAGGGGTGGTAGTTTCAAAACATCGACTGGAAGAGAGATTAATTTGCAGCCTCACAGATCAGACAGCCAGAAAGAAGACGCTTGGTCCGGCCTTGCTACAGAAACCAAGAGTGAGAATGCAGTGACTtgtagcagcagccaggctgtaaaAGAATTCCTCTGCGCTTCAGAAGAACTGGAAAGGATGGACGAAGGGGAACACACAGCCTCTGAGTCCTGGGAGCAGAACATGTCGAAGAAAGTTGGGATAAAGGCATGTGCCTCATTTATTAGAGCAAG gcttttaCTTCAGCTTACTCGGTTACAGCAGTCATCCTTTGCGTTAGAAAATAACATAGAAGGTCAAAAAGAAATTGATGACAAAGTGGCACGACTTGGTTTCGgtgaaaactccttgctgttgaTGATCAAG gaattttcctCTGGCAAAATTGTATGA